Proteins co-encoded in one Ralstonia sp. RRA genomic window:
- a CDS encoding F0F1 ATP synthase subunit epsilon: MATIHVDVVSAEHEIFSGNAKFVALPGEAGELGILPGHTPLITRIKPGAVRIEKEDGGEEFVFVAGGILEVQPKKVTVLADTAIRGHDLDEAKANEAKRAAEEALQNQSSDIDLARAQGELAVAAAQLAAIARLRRKR; this comes from the coding sequence ATGGCAACCATTCATGTAGACGTCGTCAGCGCTGAGCACGAGATCTTCTCCGGCAATGCCAAGTTCGTGGCACTGCCTGGCGAGGCTGGTGAGCTGGGCATTCTGCCCGGCCACACGCCGCTGATCACGCGCATCAAGCCGGGCGCCGTGCGCATCGAGAAGGAAGACGGCGGCGAAGAGTTCGTGTTCGTTGCCGGTGGCATTCTCGAAGTGCAGCCGAAGAAGGTGACCGTGCTGGCCGATACCGCGATCCGCGGTCACGACCTGGACGAAGCCAAGGCGAACGAAGCCAAGCGTGCGGCCGAAGAGGCGCTGCAGAACCAAAGCAGCGACATCGATCTGGCTCGTGCCCAAGGTGAACTGGCCGTGGCTGCTGCGCAGTTGGCAGCAATCGCTCGCCTGCGTCGCAAGCGCTAA
- the atpD gene encoding F0F1 ATP synthase subunit beta: protein MSIANGNIVQCIGAVVDIQFPRDAMPKVYDALVLDDSNEASFAEKGLTFEVQQQLGDGVVRTIALGSSDGLRRGMRVATTGAPISVPVGHGTLGRIMDVLGRPIDEAGPIACDEKRAIHQKAPKFDELSPSVDLLETGIKVIDLVCPFAKGGKVGLFGGAGVGKTVNMMELINNIAKQHSGLSVFAGVGERTREGNDFYHEMKDSNVLDKVAMVFGQMNEPPGNRLRVALTGLTMAERFRDEGRDILFFVDNIYRYTLAGTEVSALLGRMPSAVGYQPTLAEEMGKLQERITSTKTGSITSIQAVYVPADDLTDPSPATTFLHLDSTVVLSRDIAALGIYPAVDPLDSTSRQLDPQVVGQEHYEVADRVKKTLQRYKELRDIIAILGMDELSPEDKLAVGRARKIQRFLSQPFHVAEVFTGSPGKYVPLKETIRGFKMLVDGECDHLPEQAFYMVGSIDEAFEKAKKLQ from the coding sequence ATGAGTATCGCAAACGGAAATATCGTGCAGTGCATCGGCGCCGTGGTGGACATTCAGTTCCCGCGCGACGCGATGCCGAAGGTTTACGACGCGCTGGTGCTGGATGACAGCAACGAAGCCTCGTTCGCCGAGAAGGGCCTGACCTTCGAAGTGCAACAACAGCTGGGCGACGGCGTGGTGCGTACCATTGCACTGGGTTCGTCCGACGGTCTGCGTCGCGGTATGCGCGTGGCCACCACCGGCGCGCCGATCTCGGTGCCGGTCGGTCACGGCACGCTGGGCCGCATCATGGACGTGCTGGGTCGTCCGATCGACGAAGCCGGCCCGATCGCCTGCGACGAAAAGCGCGCGATTCACCAAAAGGCCCCGAAGTTCGACGAACTGTCGCCGTCGGTGGACCTGCTGGAAACCGGCATCAAGGTGATCGACCTGGTCTGCCCGTTCGCCAAGGGCGGTAAGGTGGGTCTGTTCGGCGGCGCCGGCGTCGGCAAGACCGTGAACATGATGGAGCTGATCAACAACATCGCCAAGCAGCACTCGGGCTTGTCGGTGTTTGCTGGCGTGGGCGAGCGTACCCGTGAGGGCAACGACTTCTACCACGAAATGAAGGACTCCAACGTGCTCGACAAGGTGGCCATGGTGTTCGGCCAGATGAACGAGCCGCCGGGCAACCGTCTGCGCGTGGCGCTGACCGGCCTGACGATGGCCGAGCGCTTCCGCGACGAAGGCCGTGACATCCTGTTCTTCGTCGACAACATCTACCGCTACACGCTGGCCGGTACCGAAGTGTCGGCACTGCTGGGCCGTATGCCTTCCGCCGTGGGCTATCAGCCGACGCTGGCTGAAGAAATGGGCAAGCTGCAGGAACGTATTACGTCGACCAAGACCGGCTCGATCACGTCGATCCAGGCCGTGTACGTGCCTGCCGATGACTTGACCGACCCGTCGCCGGCAACGACCTTCCTGCACCTGGACTCGACCGTCGTGCTGTCGCGTGACATCGCTGCACTGGGTATCTACCCCGCAGTGGATCCGCTCGACTCGACCTCGCGTCAGCTCGACCCGCAAGTCGTGGGCCAAGAGCACTACGAAGTCGCCGACCGCGTGAAGAAGACGCTGCAGCGCTACAAGGAACTGCGCGACATCATCGCGATTCTGGGCATGGACGAACTGTCGCCGGAAGACAAGCTGGCTGTGGGCCGCGCCCGTAAGATCCAGCGTTTCCTGTCGCAGCCGTTCCACGTTGCAGAAGTGTTCACGGGTTCGCCGGGCAAGTACGTGCCGCTGAAGGAAACCATCCGCGGCTTCAAGATGCTGGTGGACGGCGAGTGCGATCACCTGCCGGAACAAGCGTTCTACATGGTCGGCTCGATCGACGAAGCCTTCGAGAAGGCCAAGAAGCTCCAGTAA
- the atpG gene encoding F0F1 ATP synthase subunit gamma has translation MAGTKEIRTKIKSVQNTRKITKAMEMVAASKMRKAQERMRAARPYAEKIRNVAAHMAQANPEYKHPFMVARDIKRAGLIVVTTDKGLCGGLNTNVLRAVTNQLREQQGKGIETQATAIGTKGMQFLGRIGAKVVSNVVHLGDTPHLEKLIGAIKVQLDAFNAGEIDAVYLAYTRFINTMKQEPVVEQLLPLTADKLTQSDAEKQAYSWDYIYEPDAQTVVDELLIRYVEALVYQAVAENMASEQSARMVAMKAASDNAKNVIGELQLVYNKTRQAAITKELSEIVSGAAAV, from the coding sequence ATGGCCGGAACAAAAGAAATCCGCACCAAGATCAAGAGCGTGCAAAACACGCGCAAGATCACCAAGGCGATGGAAATGGTCGCCGCATCCAAGATGCGCAAGGCGCAGGAGCGGATGCGTGCTGCCCGCCCGTATGCCGAGAAGATCCGCAACGTGGCTGCGCACATGGCGCAGGCCAATCCGGAGTACAAGCACCCGTTCATGGTGGCGCGCGACATCAAGCGTGCCGGCCTGATCGTGGTGACGACGGACAAGGGCCTGTGCGGTGGCTTGAACACCAACGTGCTGCGCGCCGTCACCAACCAGCTGCGCGAGCAGCAGGGCAAGGGCATCGAGACGCAGGCCACGGCCATCGGTACCAAGGGCATGCAGTTCCTGGGCCGTATCGGCGCGAAGGTCGTCTCGAACGTCGTGCACCTGGGCGACACGCCGCATCTGGAAAAGCTGATCGGCGCGATCAAGGTTCAGCTCGACGCGTTCAACGCTGGCGAGATCGATGCCGTGTACCTCGCGTACACCCGCTTCATCAACACGATGAAGCAGGAGCCGGTGGTTGAGCAGCTGCTGCCGCTCACGGCCGACAAGCTGACGCAGAGCGACGCCGAGAAGCAAGCCTACTCGTGGGACTACATCTACGAGCCGGACGCACAGACGGTGGTCGACGAGCTGCTGATCCGCTATGTCGAGGCGCTGGTGTACCAGGCGGTGGCCGAGAACATGGCTTCCGAGCAATCGGCCCGGATGGTGGCAATGAAGGCGGCTTCGGACAACGCGAAGAACGTGATCGGCGAACTGCAACTGGTCTACAACAAGACCCGTCAGGCAGCGATCACGAAGGAACTGTCCGAAATCGTCAGCGGCGCGGCAGCGGTCTGA